The Pelecanus crispus isolate bPelCri1 chromosome 7, bPelCri1.pri, whole genome shotgun sequence genome includes a window with the following:
- the SPPL2A gene encoding signal peptide peptidase-like 2A isoform X2 — protein sequence MWTAGLLWAALWGLLLPPVTADEGILHASGNGVPPVTKDYCIIYNSNWISLPKSLDNATFRSLENLTSTVLCNSSEVPSGLMKDKAVVVMRGNCTFLEKARIAQSLGAKMLLIASKPRLSPLSDNKTDFEDVTLPVALIRYNDIVDMQLTLGSEVNVTLYSPPLPEFDCSMVVIFLIAVFTVALGGYWSGVAELENLKAIATPGERETRRKKEENVTFTPVTVILFVVICCVMLVLLYFFYKWLVYVIISVFCLASAMSLYNCLAALIGEIPFGQCRIACCNKNIEVRLIFLAVFCIAAAVVWAVFRNEDRWAWILQDILGVAFCLNFIKTLKMPNFKSCVILLGLLLLYDVFFVFITPFITKNGASIMVEVAAGPFGNSEKNDGNLVEVPTERSAPHEKLPVVIRVPRLEYSASTLCDMPFSLLGFGDIIVPGLLVAYCRRFDVQTSSSSVYYISCTIAYAVGMVLTFIVLALMKMGQPALLYLVPCTLITSSLVAWRRKEMKKFWKGSSYQVSDSSRTPLLQDDGTPGLHRK from the exons GTAACTGCAGATGAGGGGATCCTGCATGCTTCTGGAAATGGTGTGCCTCCAGTAACAAAGGATTACTGCATAATTTACAATTCTAATTGGATATCTCTTCCAAAGAGCCTGGACAATGCT ACTTTCAGGTCTCTGGAAAATCTGACTTCTACAGTACTCTGCAATTCTTCTGAAGTTCCCTCTGGCTTAATGAAGGACAAAGCAGTCGTAGTGATGAGAGGAAACTGCACTTTTTTGGAGAAAGCAAGAATTGCACAAAGTTTGGGTGCTAAGATGCTGCTGATTGCCAGTAAACCTAGGCTG tctcCTCTTTCAGATAACAAGACTGATTTTGAAGATGTAACTCTTCCAGTTGCTCTTATAAGATATAATGACATAGTAGATATGCAGCTG ACACTTGGAAGTGAAGTTAATGTGACTCTGTATTCACCACCTTTGCCAGAGTTTGATTGCAGTATGGTTGTCATCTTCCTAATTGCTGTGTTTACAGTGGCACTAGGAGGCTACTGGAGTGGAGTAGCAGAACT TGAGAACTTGAAAGCAATAGCAACTcctggggagagagaaacaagacggaagaaggaagaaaatgttacttTCACCCCTGTAACAGTTATCTTGTTTGTTGTCATCTGTTGTGTCATGCTGGTGTTACTGTATTTCTTCTACAAATGGTTAG tgTATGTTATAATATCAGTCTTCTGCTTGGCATCTGCAATGAGTCTATACAACTGTCTTGCGGCATTAATAGGAGAAATACCATTTGGGCAGTGCAG gatTGCATGTTGCAACAAAAACATTGAAGTGAggcttatttttcttgctgttttctgcataGCAGCAGCTGTTGTCTGGGCAGTGTTTCGAAATGAAGATAG GTGGGCTTGGATTTTGCAAGATATTTTAGGAGTTGCTTTCTGCCTAAactttattaaaacactgaaaatgccCAACTTTAAG TCCTGTGTGATACTTCTGGGCCTTCTCCTTCTATATGATGTATTTTTTGTCTTCataacaccatttatcacaaAG AATGGGGCAAGTATAATGGTTGAAGTTGCAGCTGGTCCTTTTGGAAACAGTGAAAAG AATGATGGAAACTTGGTGGAAGTCCCTACTGAACGCTCAGCTCCCCATGAGAAA TTACCTGTGGTTATTAGAGTGCCTAGACTTGAATACTCTGCATCGACACTGTGTGACATGCCATTTTCATTGTTGGGTTTTGGAGACATTATTGTCCCAG GGCTTCTGGTTGCCTATTGTCGAAGATTTGATGTTCAAACAAGTTCATCTTCTGTATACTACATTTCCTGTACAATAG CTTATGCTGTTGGTATGGTGCTGACTTTCATTGTTTTGGCATTAATGAAGATGGGACAACCTGCCCTACTCTATCTTGTACCATGTACACTCATTACTAGCTCGCTTGTTGCTTGGAGGCGCAAAGAGATGAAGAAGTTTTGGAAAGGAAGCAGTTACCAG GTATCGGACTCCTCCAGGACGCCTTTGCTACAAG ATGATGGAACACCTGGATTACAcaggaaatga
- the SPPL2A gene encoding signal peptide peptidase-like 2A isoform X1, producing the protein MWTAGLLWAALWGLLLPPVTADEGILHASGNGVPPVTKDYCIIYNSNWISLPKSLDNATFRSLENLTSTVLCNSSEVPSGLMKDKAVVVMRGNCTFLEKARIAQSLGAKMLLIASKPRLSPLSDNKTDFEDVTLPVALIRYNDIVDMQLTLGSEVNVTLYSPPLPEFDCSMVVIFLIAVFTVALGGYWSGVAELENLKAIATPGERETRRKKEENVTFTPVTVILFVVICCVMLVLLYFFYKWLVYVIISVFCLASAMSLYNCLAALIGEIPFGQCRIACCNKNIEVRLIFLAVFCIAAAVVWAVFRNEDRWAWILQDILGVAFCLNFIKTLKMPNFKSCVILLGLLLLYDVFFVFITPFITKNGASIMVEVAAGPFGNSEKNDGNLVEVPTERSAPHEKLPVVIRVPRLEYSASTLCDMPFSLLGFGDIIVPGLLVAYCRRFDVQTSSSSVYYISCTIAYAVGMVLTFIVLALMKMGQPALLYLVPCTLITSSLVAWRRKEMKKFWKGSSYQMMEHLDYTGNEESTASASEQPGGQ; encoded by the exons GTAACTGCAGATGAGGGGATCCTGCATGCTTCTGGAAATGGTGTGCCTCCAGTAACAAAGGATTACTGCATAATTTACAATTCTAATTGGATATCTCTTCCAAAGAGCCTGGACAATGCT ACTTTCAGGTCTCTGGAAAATCTGACTTCTACAGTACTCTGCAATTCTTCTGAAGTTCCCTCTGGCTTAATGAAGGACAAAGCAGTCGTAGTGATGAGAGGAAACTGCACTTTTTTGGAGAAAGCAAGAATTGCACAAAGTTTGGGTGCTAAGATGCTGCTGATTGCCAGTAAACCTAGGCTG tctcCTCTTTCAGATAACAAGACTGATTTTGAAGATGTAACTCTTCCAGTTGCTCTTATAAGATATAATGACATAGTAGATATGCAGCTG ACACTTGGAAGTGAAGTTAATGTGACTCTGTATTCACCACCTTTGCCAGAGTTTGATTGCAGTATGGTTGTCATCTTCCTAATTGCTGTGTTTACAGTGGCACTAGGAGGCTACTGGAGTGGAGTAGCAGAACT TGAGAACTTGAAAGCAATAGCAACTcctggggagagagaaacaagacggaagaaggaagaaaatgttacttTCACCCCTGTAACAGTTATCTTGTTTGTTGTCATCTGTTGTGTCATGCTGGTGTTACTGTATTTCTTCTACAAATGGTTAG tgTATGTTATAATATCAGTCTTCTGCTTGGCATCTGCAATGAGTCTATACAACTGTCTTGCGGCATTAATAGGAGAAATACCATTTGGGCAGTGCAG gatTGCATGTTGCAACAAAAACATTGAAGTGAggcttatttttcttgctgttttctgcataGCAGCAGCTGTTGTCTGGGCAGTGTTTCGAAATGAAGATAG GTGGGCTTGGATTTTGCAAGATATTTTAGGAGTTGCTTTCTGCCTAAactttattaaaacactgaaaatgccCAACTTTAAG TCCTGTGTGATACTTCTGGGCCTTCTCCTTCTATATGATGTATTTTTTGTCTTCataacaccatttatcacaaAG AATGGGGCAAGTATAATGGTTGAAGTTGCAGCTGGTCCTTTTGGAAACAGTGAAAAG AATGATGGAAACTTGGTGGAAGTCCCTACTGAACGCTCAGCTCCCCATGAGAAA TTACCTGTGGTTATTAGAGTGCCTAGACTTGAATACTCTGCATCGACACTGTGTGACATGCCATTTTCATTGTTGGGTTTTGGAGACATTATTGTCCCAG GGCTTCTGGTTGCCTATTGTCGAAGATTTGATGTTCAAACAAGTTCATCTTCTGTATACTACATTTCCTGTACAATAG CTTATGCTGTTGGTATGGTGCTGACTTTCATTGTTTTGGCATTAATGAAGATGGGACAACCTGCCCTACTCTATCTTGTACCATGTACACTCATTACTAGCTCGCTTGTTGCTTGGAGGCGCAAAGAGATGAAGAAGTTTTGGAAAGGAAGCAGTTACCAG ATGATGGAACACCTGGATTACAcaggaaatgaagaaagcaCAGCATCAGCCAGTGAACAGCCTGGAGGACAATAA
- the SPPL2A gene encoding signal peptide peptidase-like 2A isoform X3 — MWTAGLLWAALWGLLLPPVTADEGILHASGNGVPPVTKDYCIIYNSNWISLPKSLDNATFRSLENLTSTVLCNSSEVPSGLMKDKAVVVMRGNCTFLEKARIAQSLGAKMLLIASKPRLSPLSDNKTDFEDVTLPVALIRYNDIVDMQLTLGSEVNVTLYSPPLPEFDCSMVVIFLIAVFTVALGGYWSGVAELENLKAIATPGERETRRKKEENVTFTPVTVILFVVICCVMLVLLYFFYKWLVYVIISVFCLASAMSLYNCLAALIGEIPFGQCRIACCNKNIEVRLIFLAVFCIAAAVVWAVFRNEDRWAWILQDILGVAFCLNFIKTLKMPNFKSCVILLGLLLLYDVFFVFITPFITKNGASIMVEVAAGPFGNSEKLPVVIRVPRLEYSASTLCDMPFSLLGFGDIIVPGLLVAYCRRFDVQTSSSSVYYISCTIAYAVGMVLTFIVLALMKMGQPALLYLVPCTLITSSLVAWRRKEMKKFWKGSSYQVSDSSRTPLLQDDGTPGLHRK; from the exons GTAACTGCAGATGAGGGGATCCTGCATGCTTCTGGAAATGGTGTGCCTCCAGTAACAAAGGATTACTGCATAATTTACAATTCTAATTGGATATCTCTTCCAAAGAGCCTGGACAATGCT ACTTTCAGGTCTCTGGAAAATCTGACTTCTACAGTACTCTGCAATTCTTCTGAAGTTCCCTCTGGCTTAATGAAGGACAAAGCAGTCGTAGTGATGAGAGGAAACTGCACTTTTTTGGAGAAAGCAAGAATTGCACAAAGTTTGGGTGCTAAGATGCTGCTGATTGCCAGTAAACCTAGGCTG tctcCTCTTTCAGATAACAAGACTGATTTTGAAGATGTAACTCTTCCAGTTGCTCTTATAAGATATAATGACATAGTAGATATGCAGCTG ACACTTGGAAGTGAAGTTAATGTGACTCTGTATTCACCACCTTTGCCAGAGTTTGATTGCAGTATGGTTGTCATCTTCCTAATTGCTGTGTTTACAGTGGCACTAGGAGGCTACTGGAGTGGAGTAGCAGAACT TGAGAACTTGAAAGCAATAGCAACTcctggggagagagaaacaagacggaagaaggaagaaaatgttacttTCACCCCTGTAACAGTTATCTTGTTTGTTGTCATCTGTTGTGTCATGCTGGTGTTACTGTATTTCTTCTACAAATGGTTAG tgTATGTTATAATATCAGTCTTCTGCTTGGCATCTGCAATGAGTCTATACAACTGTCTTGCGGCATTAATAGGAGAAATACCATTTGGGCAGTGCAG gatTGCATGTTGCAACAAAAACATTGAAGTGAggcttatttttcttgctgttttctgcataGCAGCAGCTGTTGTCTGGGCAGTGTTTCGAAATGAAGATAG GTGGGCTTGGATTTTGCAAGATATTTTAGGAGTTGCTTTCTGCCTAAactttattaaaacactgaaaatgccCAACTTTAAG TCCTGTGTGATACTTCTGGGCCTTCTCCTTCTATATGATGTATTTTTTGTCTTCataacaccatttatcacaaAG AATGGGGCAAGTATAATGGTTGAAGTTGCAGCTGGTCCTTTTGGAAACAGTGAAAAG TTACCTGTGGTTATTAGAGTGCCTAGACTTGAATACTCTGCATCGACACTGTGTGACATGCCATTTTCATTGTTGGGTTTTGGAGACATTATTGTCCCAG GGCTTCTGGTTGCCTATTGTCGAAGATTTGATGTTCAAACAAGTTCATCTTCTGTATACTACATTTCCTGTACAATAG CTTATGCTGTTGGTATGGTGCTGACTTTCATTGTTTTGGCATTAATGAAGATGGGACAACCTGCCCTACTCTATCTTGTACCATGTACACTCATTACTAGCTCGCTTGTTGCTTGGAGGCGCAAAGAGATGAAGAAGTTTTGGAAAGGAAGCAGTTACCAG GTATCGGACTCCTCCAGGACGCCTTTGCTACAAG ATGATGGAACACCTGGATTACAcaggaaatga